CCCACGAGATAGGTCATATAAAGAACAGAGATGTACTCGTAGCAACCATTGCAGCAACTATAGCCGGTGCTATCTCTTACCTCGTTAACATCTTGCAATGGTCCCTTATATTTGGTGGAAGTAGAGAAGAGGAAAACAAAAACCCGCTATCCTTAATAGCAGCTCTTGCCACCATAATCATAACACCCATAATAGCTACCATAATCCAGCTTGCTATATCAAGGACTAGGGAGTACCTGGCAGACGAAACAGGTGCTTACATATCTGGAGACCCACTTGCCCTAGCAAGTGCTCTTGAAAAGATCCATAACTATGTATACCAAATACCTGCAGAGGTAAACCAAGGTACGGCACACCTATTCATAGAGAATCCTCTTTCTGGACAAGGTTTATGGGAACTCTTCTCAACTCACCCACCCACGGAGAAGAGGATAGAAAGGCTCAAAGAAATAGCCAGGAAGATGGGGAAGGCGTATTAAAAGCTTGCCTTCTTCTCCGTACCTTTATAACCTACCATAGATTTTATAGCTAGAGCGAACTCTCTTATCTCTTTCTGCGCATGTCTGTCTTCTCTCAGGCTTATAAAGTTATCAAGAGAAATCCTAGGAACGGTCCAATAGAAGCGTGTCTTCATAAATTGAGGAAGAACACCCCGTGCAAGTTCTTTCGCAACCCCAACCTCCACAAGCCTGTTGTAAAGGTTCAAAGATTCCTTAAGATGTACTTCAATTAGGCTTAAGTATTCTTGTTGATTTTCTATAGGCTCATCCTCGCTAGCCTGCTTGTTGTACTTTGATTGTACCCTTAGGATGCTTGGTATGTAAAAGCTTATGTTATAAGAAGTGTACCTTCTGCTCACTTCGTTGAAAGACCCAAACCTATGCCTAAACCACTGCCTGGCTACAAAAAGAGGACACTCCACCACAAAGGTATAGTAATCCATGTCGGTATCTAACTCTAGGCTGTCCACAAGCCCTATCCATCCTGAAGAGGTTTCCATACGATTCTTTACAAAAGAGCTATCCAAGGTGTAGTTAGTGTTTTGTATATCCTGATTGGTCAGGAGGGCATAGCACGTGGGAAGCTTTTCTTTAACAGCTTCAAGCACCACCTGTGGAATAAAATTCACCGCCTTCATAAGGTTGCGTAGGTTCATCCATACGTACCCACCCGAGTAGTAAGCTTGAAACGTAGGGTTATCTACGGACGATATTAGGTTTAACCACTCTTCTTTTGAACCTTCAAAAGCTATCACCACATGCTCAAAAACGCTGGTATGTCTGTTCTCATAAAGATACTTAAGTAGAGCCTTATCCCTGTTTACATCCACTTCCTTATCATCCTTAGAGTAGGATACTCTTGCACACCTGACAATCCTTTGATCTGAACCCATTATGTATATTTTTCTTGGACTACTCAACATTTTCTATGCTGTAAGAGTAGGAGATATGAGCTTTTTCTTTGAGCATAGCATGAACGCTACAGTACTTTTCTAAAGACAACTTTATAGCATCCTCTACGGCTTTGGGGTTTATATTCTTGCCTACGATCGTGTAATGTATTTCTATCTTCTCGTAGTACCTTGGATGTTCGTCTCTTCTTAAACCTAACACATCTATCCTTATGTCCTTGACTTCCTGCCTTTTCTTTTTGAGTATGATGGATACATCCACCCCAGAGCATCCTGCCAAAGAAACTAGCAGAAGCTCCATAGGTCTGTGTCCCTTTTCTCCGACCAAAAGCTGCCCAAAAGATGTAGAAGCTACGTAGGTGTTCTCCTCTTCGGATAACCGTAGACTTACCCTTTTGCTTTCCATGGTCAGACGTTTGTATCGATCAAAAATAGAGGTTGCCCATACTCTACAGTTTCTCCATTCTCTACCAGTATCTTAACTACCCTCCCCGCTACGTCGCTCTCTATCTCGTTCATCACCTTTAGGGCTTCTATTATACACAGCACCTGTCCTGGAGAAACTATGTCACCCACTTCTACAAAAGGTGGAGCGCCAGGAGATGGTGATCTATAAAAGGTACCCACCAAAGGACTTCTTATAACATGCAGGTTTTTCTCCTCTGTGGGAACAGAAGGAACCATCACCTCCAACTGCTTATGTGTTTCCGGTTTAGCAGGCATACTAAACGCCTGAGGTTCTTCAACCTTATAGGTTTCTATTGTTATCTCAAAACCTTCCGCCTTTAGGGATAACAGCCTTATGTTGCTGTTCTTTACCTCCCTTATCAGCTCCTTTATAAGCTCCTTATCCATCACTTTACCCTTTCCACATAGCTACCAGTCCTTGTGTCCACACGTACTATATCTCCCTCGTTCACGAAGAAGGGTACCTGTATAACTGCACCTGTTTCAAGCTTAGCAGGTTTACTACCGCCTGCTGCTGTATCACCTTTAAAAGCAGGTTCTGTTTCTACCACCTTAAGATCTACATGTTTAGGAAGCTCTATACCCACAGGTTGGCCTTTGTAGAGGAACACTACAACCGTCATCCCTTCCTTCAGAAACTTGGTCTCTTCCTTTATGTTTTCATAAGGTACAGCTATCATATCGTAGGTGGTTTGGCTTATAAAGTAGTAGTTGTCACCGTCGTTGTATGAATACTCTGCAAACACCTGTTCAAAGTCTGCGAGTTCTATGGAGTCAGAGGATTTGTAGGTAAGTTCTATGGTGTTTCCCGTCTGCATGTTTTTGGCCTTTATCCTTACAAAGGCCTGCCCCTTACCCGGCTTAACGTGTTCGTAGTCTAAGACTCTGTACGGTTGCCCGTTATGTTCAATAAACATATCTCTTTGAATGCTGTTTATGTCGATTTTCACACCCATGTTTTTATTTTACCATGCATCCCCTATCTTCTTTCTCTTACTTACCTTAATTAATACTTATAGTGTTTTAGAAGAAGATGATGATAGGCCTTGAGTCCTGTAAACTCAACTTTTTAACAGATCCTTGAAAATCAATCGTTTGGTAATTTGAATTCCACACTCCATATCTAAAGTCTTTGATTCTCAAGGCTTTTCTGAAATAAAAATTGTACAGTAATTTCCTAGAGTTATGAAACATACTGGAAGTTTTTCACATCTTGTTGTGTAACTCCTATAAATACGTGAAATTTTTAAATGTACTTTCCTAATGTTATAGTGCAGAATGTGGAAAACTCATATGATCCTTGTGTATCAAAGCTTAGACCCTGTGAAAATCGTATGGTCCTAGAAAATCAACGCTTTGGCGATTTTATTTTCACATCCTGTATCCGAAGCTCTTGATTTTCTAAGTTTTTATGAAGTGAAAATTGTTCAACAAATTCCGAAACTTATAAAACATTCACAGGTTTAGGGTGTTTTCACATTTGAGTATGTGGAAAGTGTGAAAAGTATGTGGAAAAAGTATGTTTATAAGTTACCGATATTACGATATTTTCTACGAGTATGTGGAAATTGTTCAAGTTATTGAGAGTAAAGTTTTATACGTTTTTACATTATGTTAACATGGTGTATTTTTAGTGCCTTATTTACAGACATTATAAAATGAGGCGTGAGAATTATGATATATATCATAAATTGAACCCGTTGCTATTAAGATTACAGATAAGTATGTGAAAAAGTTAGAAGATTATGTTAACATGTCGAAGCTATACTTACAGCCTCTGCTATGTCTTTTTAGGAACTTAGCTTTATCAATTCAGCTCCGAGCCCATTCTTGATAAACTCTTTGACGAAGGGTACGCTGGAGTAAAGAATCTCCTCTTTAGTACCTATCTGTACTACTCTTCCCGACTGCAGAACCATTATCCTGTCAGATATGGAAAAGGCGCTTACAAGGTCGTGAGTAACCACTATGGAGGTTATTCCCGTTTTTTCTCTTAAGGAGAGAATAAGCTGGTCTATGAGCCTGCTCGTTATTGGATCAAGGCCGCTTGTCGGTTCGTCGTATATTATAAGTCTTGGATCTGTGGCTATGGCTCTTGCTATTCCTACCCTCTTCCTCATCCCTCCAGACAGCTCCGAAGGGTACAGGTCAAGTACCTCTTCTCCTAAACCTACAAGCTTTAGCTTCTCAATGGCGAGGTTCCTCAGTTCATCTTGGTTCCTGTCTGTCTTTTCAAGGTAATAGAAAACTACGTTCTCCCATACTTTTAAGCTGTCGAAGAGAGCAGCACCCTGAAAGACATAGCCTATCTGCTTTCTTAGTTCATCCAGCTCCACTTTTTTGAGCGAAAGAAGGTCTTTCCCCAGCACCTCTACCTTTCCAGAGGTGGGTTGCCACAATCCTACTATACATTTGGTTATGGAGGTCTTACCGCTTCCACTACCGCCTACTATGGTGAATATTTCACCTTCTTTCACCTCGAAGGATATATCTTGAAGTATTATCCTCCCGTTTATGACCTTGGTTAAGTTCTCTACTTTTACCGCGTACATTCAGCCACCGCCTACTATGTGTACTATCTCTATCCGGTCTCCTTCCTTTAAGAAGACATCTTCGTACTGAGACTTGGGTACGACTGTCTGGTTTACTGCTATCGCCAGCCCCACGTTCCGTATGGGTATGTTTAAAAACTCCAGAAGACCCTTTATGGATAGACCTTGGGGTACTTCTCTTTCTTCGCCGTTTATGTAAACCTTCATAGTTAATTAATTTAGGCTCCGTACTTGGCAAGCCGTAGGGAGTGTGCTAGCATTAGGTTTATGAGCTTATACGCTGGGAATATGCCAAGCTCTCCCTTTAGAGCTTCCTTTTCTGTAAAGCGCTGGCTAGTTCCACCTAGCACGTAAGGGGACTTAAGGAGAACCGGGACGGGATGCCAAGAATGACCCTTGAGTACAGAAGGTGTTGAGTGGTCTCCTGTGATTACAAGCACATCGGGGTTGAGGGATAGTATGGAGGGCAAGGCTTCGTCAAACTCTTCTATAACTCGGACCTTCCCTTTGTAGTTTCCATCCTCTCCGTAAGAGTCTGTTTTCTTGATGTGTAAGAAAAAGTAATCGTAGTCTTTGTAAAGCTCTTCGAGCTTTTGGAGCTCCTCTTGTATACCGCCCTCTACTTTTACTACCTGCATGCCCACAAGGCTTGCAAGCCCCCTGTACATGGGATATACAGCTATGGCGCAGGCTCTTAGACCGAACCTTTCCTCAAAGTTCTTTATCTTTGGCTTTTGAGAAAATCCCCTGAGAAGAAGATAATTTGCCTTCTCTTCCTCCTTTAGAATCTCAGCCGCAAGCCTGACAAACTCTTTTGCTACCTCTGCTACCTTTTTTGCCTGTGGTGTAAGGGCCTTTGGTTCTAGGGCTTCAAGTCCCTCTTTCTGTGGATCTGTATCTGTAACCATGTCAGAACCTTCTTCTAAAGGTTCTGGGAACCTAAAGACTATGGCGCATCTGTGTTCCATACCAGACTCTATGAGAACTTCTACGTCACCTATCTTCCTTATATTCTCCTTAAGCTTCTGGGTTATCCTTCTGTTTTCTTCAGTGGGTATCCTCCCGGCTCTTCTGTCCACTACTATAGGTCTTCCCTGCTCGTACCTAACGGTTGCGTAGTTTGCCCTTATGGCTACATCTGTATCTCTAACTTCAAGCCCAAGTCCTAAAGCTTCCAGTATCCCTCTACCTATGTTGTGTTCGGCGGGGTTGTAGCCGAATAGTCCGAGGTGTCCTGGGCCACTACCTGGTGTTATACCGATGTCTACGGGTATGTGCATCCCAAGAGCCGAAACTTTAGCTAGTTTATCAAGGTTGGGCGTGTGTGCAAGTTCAAGCTCTGTCTTACCGTCCTCCACGGGAAGACCACCTATACCATCGAGCACTACCAGTATGAGCTTAGTGTTGTTCTGCTTTACAAGAGCTTCCAGCATGGATATAGATTATATCAACGTACTCCAAAAAGCTCCTGTTACACACCACTCTACCGTTCTTGTATAGGATGAGTACTCCAAACTCTGGGTATTTGGTCATGAACTCCTCCAACTTTGAATCCTCCATAGCGTAAAGGCCAGTGGATAGTCCATCGGTTATACCACAATCCTTGTAAGCTACCGTTACCTGCGTTATATTGTTCGGCTTACCGATTATATGCTTCCTAAAGTAGTTTCCTGATGTGGAAAGGCACACATCTTTTCTGTTGATACCTTCAAGGAGAACTCCCCCAGTCATAGGGTCGTACACGGCTATCCTCCTCCTGTGCCCCCATATCTTCATGTCACCGGCTATGGATATAAAACCCCAGGGAGTGTTTAGCTTTTGGTAGGCACTCTCTACAGCGTAGCCTTTTCCGATGCCTCCTAGGTCTATGGCCATACCTTCCTTTTCTAGGAATACCTTCCCCTTTTCAAGCTTTATCTTCTTGTAATCTATAAGGGATAGGGCTTTATCCTTGGAGAGCAGGCCAAGCCTCTTGTAGTTTATGGTATAGGAGCCTACAGTTATGTCAAAGGCCCCATCTGTTAACTTAGAGACATAGATAGCCTCTTCTATGGCTCTGTAGGTTTCTTCCGATACATCCACAGGTTCTTTTCCAGCCATTCTGTTTATGCGCGACACTTCAGAATTTTCTATGTAGTCAGAGAGCTTTTCCTCTATGTCCCTTAAGTACCTATAAGCTTCGTAGACTTTGTCTTCAGGTAGGTCCACTATGGCGTAAGTTCCCATAAGATGGAACAGATGCACACCTGCTATGGCCGTGTAAGCTAAAAAGAGAAAGGTTATAATCCATACCATGGAAAAAGAAGTTATAGAGCTCTTGAAGGAGATTCAAGAAGATCTTAAAGATCCTTTTAACCCATACCCTCTAGAAGACAGGATGCTGCGCCTCTTGGAAGTTTTAAAGACTCTTCCAGGTGAAGATCTTTCTCAGATGCTTCCTATCTTTGAAGAGATAAGGAAAAACATAGAAGAAAACTATAGGATAGCTTTAGGATGGTTGGAGGAGCTAACAAGGTTTATGGAAAAAAGAGGTTTAGACTTAAGAGCTTAATCCTTCTTTTTCTTCTTTACACCCTTGCTTTTGGACTAGATGTTCAGAGCATAAACAGGCAGGCTTACTCTTCCGTAGTGTACATGGTAAAGGTTGAAGACTTTCCGGAGGAGATGGATGGCAGCCTAGTAAGGACATGGATCACGGAAGACAGATATCCAGAAGGACTTCTTTCCGAAGCGGATTATCAAAGGTTATGGAAAGCATGCTCCTTGGATAAAATACCCGATAGGGTTAAGGTATCCTTCGGCTGGACTTTAAGAAGAACGGACATGAAGATGTACCCTACGGATAAACCTGTTAGCAGAAAAGGTTCAAATATAGACTACAATCAGTACACGCTCCTTGAACCCTTCACTCCTCTTGCTGTGCTTAATGAAAGCGGTGGATGGCTCTACGTACACGCTCCTTTCATGAGGGGATGGGTTAAAAAGGAAGATGTGTACCTTTCATCCAAAGAGGAGCTCATAAAGGTAATTAGCCTACCCTTCTTGGTAGTAACAGCTCCAGAGAAGGAAATAGGTGGGCTCTCATGGAGCATGGGTTCAAAGCTTTATTACACGCGCAAAGATGGCGATAGATACCTTATCCTGATGCCCAACATGAAAAAGCTTTGGATAGAAAAAGATAACGATCTTCATGAAGGTTATCTTAGCTTTAGTGAAGAGATAGTAAAAAGGCTTCTTGTAGCTTACCTTGGTATGCCTTACAGCTGGGGTAAGCTCGACTGTTCTGCCTTCGTCAGGAATGTCTTTTTGGTGTTTGGAGTGGAACTTCCAAGGAACTCATCCCAACAGATGAGGGTAGGTAACTCTTACGGTTGTTGTTTTGCATCTTATGAGCAATTTAAGGAAACTCTACGAAGTTTACCTCCCTACAGAACTCTCATATTCATGAAGGGTCATGTTATGGTGTACGGTGGGTTTGAGAAGGGTCAACCTGTTGTATACCATGCCGTCCACTCCATAGTCCACGACGACAGTATCAAAAGGTATGTAGGAAAAGTTGTAAAAAACAGACTGGAGGAAGATTCTCTTAGAAACCTCTATTCTAAGGTCATTGATGTGAGGGTACTACCATAGGGTTCAACAGCCAGAACTAGGGGTTTTGCAGTTACAGAATGTTTGGAAAAAGCTTTACACATACCCTCCGCTACTTCCTTTGCTCTATCCTTGTGGCATAGGCTTGCTATGCTCGGACCGGCACCGCTTAGAAAAGCAGCATAAGCTCCAAATTCGTAAGCTGTTTGAATAACATCTTCAAATCCAGGGATGAGCTTAGATCTGTAAGGTTGATGAAGCTTGTCCTTTGTAGCTTCTTTCAGGAGATGGAGATTTCTAGTGACTACGCTAGCTATAAAAAGGCTTGCTCTTTGTATGTTGAATATAGCATCCTTTAGATCTACCTCACGCTTTAAAACAGCCCTTGCCTCTTCTGTAGAGAGTTCAAAGTCTGGTACTGCCAAAGCTACGTGTACTTCCTGTGGAAAGTCCAGCTTCACAAAGTAAACCTTCTCATCAACAGCACACACTACGAAACCACCCACCAGAGCTGGTAAAAGGTTGTCCGGATGCGGTTCAAACTCAAAGGCAACTGCAAGCTTTTCTTCCAAGGAGAGTTTTTTTCCATGTATTCCTTCAAAGGCCAAAAGACCACCCACTATGGCGGTAGAGGAAGAACCAAGACCCCTAGCCGTTGGAATACTGTTCTTTTGATGTAGCTTAAAGGGCATTTCTTTATATCCAAAGACCTGACACGCCCTCTTATAGACCCTTATAAACAGGTTTCTTTCGTCCCTCGGAAGATTTTTTCCTTCACCCTCCATTGTTACCGTGTAGCATTCTGCCACTTCTACCGTAAACTCGTTGTAAAGGCTTAATGCTAGCCCAAAGGTATCAAAGCCCGCCCCTAGGTTACTCGTGCTCGCAGGCACCCTTATGTAAAGCACCTTTATAGTTTACAACAAGGTATGCTATAATGGTAGTGAATAAGCTGAGTAGAGCACCATGAATATACTGAGTAAGATCCTTCAAGCTCTTGGTTTCTCCTCAGGTAACATAGGAATAGACCTAGGAACTGCCAACACAGTTGTTTACTTAGAAGGTAAGGGTATAGTACTTCAAGAACCCTCCATAGTGGCCATAGATACGAAGACTGGGCAAGTTATAGCAGTTGGTAAGGAAGCAAAAAGTATGTTAGGAAAAGCACCAGAGACCATACAGATCATAAGGCCACTTAGGGACGGTGTAATTACAGACTTTGAAGCCACAAGGGTTATGCTTTCTAGCATAATAGAAAAGGTTCTTGGAAGAAGGCTTTTTAAACCAAGACCTTTAATAGTGGTGGGCGTTCCCTCTGGCGTTACACAGGTGGAAAAAAGAGCAGTAATAGATGCGGCAAAAGCTGCTGGTGGTAGGGAAGTATATCTTATACCCGAACCTATGGCCGCAGCTATAGGTGCCGGTCTTCCCATTGAAGAACCGGTAGGCAACATGATCGTGGACATAGGTGGTGGTACTACTGAGATAGCAGTCATATCCTTAGCTGGCATAGTAGTCTCTCATTCTATAAGGATAGCCGGTGATGAGATGACGGAAGCCATAATACAGTACATAAAAAGGAAACACCATGTGCTTATCGGAGAACAAACAGCAGAAAAAATAAAGATAGAGCTTGGCAATGCCATAAGGGATGATGAAGAGACAAGCATGGAGATAAAGGGTAGGGATGTGACTGGTCTGCCCAAGATCGTTAGGGTAACTTCCAGCGAAATAACGGATGCTTTAGAAGATACTATAAGCTCTATCATAAATGCCATAAGGTCAACTCTCGAAAGGACTCCTCCCGAACTTGCATCAGATATAGTGGAAAGAGGTATAACGTTAGCAGGTGGTGGATCATTACTTAAGAACTTGGATGTAAGGATAAACAGAGAAACAGGTATAGAAACTAGGTATTGTGAAGATCCTATAACAGCTGTAGCGAGAGGGGTAGGTAAGGTTCTAGACAACATGGAACTTATCAGAAAAGTATCCATGGAATGACACGGAAAGATTTCATTAAGTATGCAGTACTGTTGATATTTTCTCTCCTTCTTTACTTTGTAAACATACCTTTAGGAAGGGAACTCTTGAATCTTTTTCAAAGATTGACCCTTCCAGTGTATTACCTAAAGGCAAAAGTTTCTGATACTGTAAGTAACTATGTAAGAACTTACATACTGCTCGTTGATGCCAGAAGGGAGAACGAGCTTCTTAAAAGAGAGGTAGAGTCTTTAAAGCTCTACAAAGCACAGCTTGATAGTTGTAGAATAAGCCTCGAGAAGGTAGGAATTTCTACTGGCAATACGGGCAGCACAAGGTGTGGAGTAATAGGGTACGATCCAAAGGGTGAAGATAGTTTTATATACATAGACAAAGGTAGAAACGTTGGATTGGAAGATGGTTTTATAGTCTTTTACGGCGATAAGTTTGTGGGGTTGGTTCAGGATGTTTTCGGCGGACATGCAAAAGTCAGCACCACTTATTCAAACAAGCTTTTCATCTCCTGTATGCTTTTAAAACAGGACCCTAAAAACTACATATACAAGGGTGGGTTTCCATACGGTGAGCTTCTTTATGTAAACTGGGAGGATCCAGTGGAAGTAGGTGATACTGTAGTACTAAGAAGTCCGAAGGATAAAAGCATTCCGGCTTTTGTGATAGGTAAAGTGATTGCTGTAGAAAAGAAACAAGGTTTTTTCAAAAAAGTGCTAGTAAAACCCGATATAGATGTGAGAAGGTTAGAGTTTGTGTATGTTTTGGATAAAAAGCTATGAAGTTCTACTTTTTAGTCTTATTTATTATCCTTTTGCAGTCTATACTTTTAGTTGGGATATTTCCAAGCGTGCTGTATGTTCCAAATTTCCTTTTTATAATGCTTTTTGTAAAGGCTATCCAAAATGGAGATATACTTTCAAAGGCTTTTATTTCTAGTCTTCTACTAGATATCTTATATGATACTTTGGGTTGGGTAACAAGTTCTCATATGTTGTCTTTGTTTTTACTTAAACTCTTTAGGTCAAGGTTTGACATAGCTAGCAAACTATCTGTAGTTATACTTGGTTCTTTTTTTATACTGTTAGAGTTTTTAATCAGGTTTTTACTCTTTAGAATAAAGTATTACTATCCATTCCATACCGGATGGTTTATGTTTATGTACTTGCTGGACTTTGTTTATCTGGTATACATGTCTAGAAAAGTGTGACCAATACTAAAGCCCCTAAGGTTCTTATCTCATCCTTAAAGTCCTTTTACTATCTGATATTTCTAGCTGTTATTTCGTGTGTAAATTACTTTACACTGTAGTTTATATGATTTTGTCCTGGTAAAATATAGATCTGTGGATGGTGGCTTTTAGAGTGTACGTGGACGGTATAGTACAAGGGGTAGGGTTTAGAGCCTTTACAAAAAGGCTAGCAGAAAGCTACGGTCTTTCTGGATGGGTAAGGAACCTTCCAGACGGTAGGGTGGAGATCTTTGTACAAGGCGACAGGGATGTAGTATGGGAATTTCTCAAAGGAGTGTCTGAAGGCCCAAAACACGGGAGGGTAGACAGTCTTACCTTAATCAAGGAGGTACCTAAAGATGAAGATCTGGGTTTTAGCATTAGGTATTAGTCTGTTATCCATAGGTTACGCAAAGCAGACATGTACCTACTATGTGGTAAAAGAAGGAGATACACTAGAAAAAATAGCAAAGAATCAAGGAGTAAGCATTAAGGATGTAATGAAGGCTAACAAAGGTATAAACCCAGCTAGACTAAAACCAGGTACAAAGATATGTATACCATCCTCTGAAGCACATAAGAAGACAAAACTGAAAAAAGAGGGAAAAAAAGAAGAGGAAAGGTATGCTATCTACGTTGTTAGAAAGGGTGATACCATTGAAAGCATAGCTGAAAGCTTTGGAGTAAGCCCTAAAGAGCTCATCAGGGTAAACAAGCTCAAGTCAAGAAAGCTCGTAGTTGGCCAACAGATAAAGATACCACCAAGAACTGTTAAAGAATCATCTAAGAAAGAGTCATCCGCGGAGGTTACTGAAACTAAAGAAAAGTACACCTACTACATAGTGAAAAAGGGAGCAAGACTTGAGCATGTTGCAAAGGCTACTGGAGTACCTTTAGAGACTTTGGAAAAGCTAAACCCTGAGCTTAAAGGAAAGTGGCTAAAGAAGGGTCAAAAGGTGAAGATTCCAGTAACCCACGCAAATGTGGAATCTGAGGAAAAGATTAAATATAAGGTACATCGTGTCAGGAGAGGAGAAACTCTTCAGTCTATAGCTAGAAAATACGGTGTTTCTGCAGAAGAGCTTGCGAAACTAAACGGTTTAAGGAAACATACAAGGTTACATGCAGGTCAGAAAATAAAGGTACCTATCAAGGTTACGACAGAGCCGGAGAAACCTAAAGTACAACCTGAAAAACTTCCAGCTCCACCTGTGGTAAAGGAAGCACCAGCAGAAAAGCCTGTTAGTTCTTCTACAATAGGAAGTTTACCTATGCCCGTGAGCGGAAAAATTCAGAAGGTAGCTAACGGAGTGGACATACAGGCGGAGTGTGGCAAACCTGTTAAAGCTGTGGCTGACGGTAAAGTAATATACAGCGGCAATGACCTTCAGGCTTACGGAAACATGATAATAATCCAACACGACAACTTTATAAGTGTGTATGCCTACAACCAAGAGAACCTTGTAAAAAGGGGGGATAGCGTAGAGAAGGGTCAAGTCATAGCCAAAGTGGGAAAGAAGAATGGCTCAGACGAATGTTTACTACACTTTGAGCTTAGGAATAAAGATGGTGCACCTGTAGATCCTACAGAACACCTTAAACCGTAGCATCTTCTTGGTATTCCTCTATGATTATATGCGTCCCTTGTTGG
The DNA window shown above is from Thermocrinis minervae and carries:
- the thrB gene encoding homoserine kinase, producing MLYIRVPASTSNLGAGFDTFGLALSLYNEFTVEVAECYTVTMEGEGKNLPRDERNLFIRVYKRACQVFGYKEMPFKLHQKNSIPTARGLGSSSTAIVGGLLAFEGIHGKKLSLEEKLAVAFEFEPHPDNLLPALVGGFVVCAVDEKVYFVKLDFPQEVHVALAVPDFELSTEEARAVLKREVDLKDAIFNIQRASLFIASVVTRNLHLLKEATKDKLHQPYRSKLIPGFEDVIQTAYEFGAYAAFLSGAGPSIASLCHKDRAKEVAEGMCKAFSKHSVTAKPLVLAVEPYGSTLTSMTLE
- a CDS encoding rod shape-determining protein; translated protein: MNILSKILQALGFSSGNIGIDLGTANTVVYLEGKGIVLQEPSIVAIDTKTGQVIAVGKEAKSMLGKAPETIQIIRPLRDGVITDFEATRVMLSSIIEKVLGRRLFKPRPLIVVGVPSGVTQVEKRAVIDAAKAAGGREVYLIPEPMAAAIGAGLPIEEPVGNMIVDIGGGTTEIAVISLAGIVVSHSIRIAGDEMTEAIIQYIKRKHHVLIGEQTAEKIKIELGNAIRDDEETSMEIKGRDVTGLPKIVRVTSSEITDALEDTISSIINAIRSTLERTPPELASDIVERGITLAGGGSLLKNLDVRINRETGIETRYCEDPITAVARGVGKVLDNMELIRKVSME
- a CDS encoding LysM peptidoglycan-binding domain-containing protein: MKIWVLALGISLLSIGYAKQTCTYYVVKEGDTLEKIAKNQGVSIKDVMKANKGINPARLKPGTKICIPSSEAHKKTKLKKEGKKEEERYAIYVVRKGDTIESIAESFGVSPKELIRVNKLKSRKLVVGQQIKIPPRTVKESSKKESSAEVTETKEKYTYYIVKKGARLEHVAKATGVPLETLEKLNPELKGKWLKKGQKVKIPVTHANVESEEKIKYKVHRVRRGETLQSIARKYGVSAEELAKLNGLRKHTRLHAGQKIKVPIKVTTEPEKPKVQPEKLPAPPVVKEAPAEKPVSSSTIGSLPMPVSGKIQKVANGVDIQAECGKPVKAVADGKVIYSGNDLQAYGNMIIIQHDNFISVYAYNQENLVKRGDSVEKGQVIAKVGKKNGSDECLLHFELRNKDGAPVDPTEHLKP
- the mreC gene encoding rod shape-determining protein MreC; the encoded protein is MIFSLLLYFVNIPLGRELLNLFQRLTLPVYYLKAKVSDTVSNYVRTYILLVDARRENELLKREVESLKLYKAQLDSCRISLEKVGISTGNTGSTRCGVIGYDPKGEDSFIYIDKGRNVGLEDGFIVFYGDKFVGLVQDVFGGHAKVSTTYSNKLFISCMLLKQDPKNYIYKGGFPYGELLYVNWEDPVEVGDTVVLRSPKDKSIPAFVIGKVIAVEKKQGFFKKVLVKPDIDVRRLEFVYVLDKKL
- a CDS encoding acylphosphatase; protein product: MVAFRVYVDGIVQGVGFRAFTKRLAESYGLSGWVRNLPDGRVEIFVQGDRDVVWEFLKGVSEGPKHGRVDSLTLIKEVPKDEDLGFSIRY